A region from the Lolium perenne isolate Kyuss_39 chromosome 4, Kyuss_2.0, whole genome shotgun sequence genome encodes:
- the LOC139839182 gene encoding uncharacterized protein yields MEIDATIIRWLFLTISPDIFKTVIREGDDAHTVWTKIKGLFTNNKLQRIVFLQQEFFGTPQGDQTLDAYCLCLKAISDELHDLGFRLGDELLLSTLTSGLSEDLDNAASNLTLMANPTFECAVDYLRLDERRLKGIRARAVHSALATGFSHGTPPPPRPPAPTAPRASSADAARWRRWHSQPPSRPWRSQRRTSPRVHAGTAAMEWRL; encoded by the coding sequence ATGGAGatcgacgccaccatcatccgctggCTCTTCCTCACCATCTCGCCAGACATCTTCAAGACTGTCATTCGTGAGGGCGATGACGCCCACACGGTGTGGACCAAGATCAAAGGCCTCTTCACTAACAATAAACTTCAGCGGATTGTTTTCTTGCAGCAGGAGTTCTTCGGCACTCCGCAGGGCGATCAGACCTTAGACGCCTATTGCCTGTGTCTCAAGGCCATCTCCGATGAGCTTCACGACCTCGGGTTCCGCCTCGGCGATGAGCTCCTCCTCTCCACCCTCACCTCCGGCCTCAGCGAGGACCTCGACAACGCTGCCTCCAACCTCACCCTCATGGCCAACCCCACCTTCGAGTGCGCCGTCGACTACCTTCGCCTCGACGAACGGCGCCTCAAGGGCATCCGCGCCCGCGCCGTCCACTCCGCCCTCGCTACCGGGTTCAGCCACGGCACCCCGCCGCCACCACGCCCTCCCGCGCCCACCGCGCCCCGCGCCTCCTCAGCCGATGCAGCAAGGTGGAGGCGGTGGCACTCGCAACCGCCATCGCGGCCGTGGCGGTCGCAGAGGAGGACATCGCCCCGGGTACACGCAGGCACCGCCGCCATGGAGTGGCGGCTATAA